CATGCTTACAGGGGGCTTTTCTGAGCTGGACATCAGTGACATGGAGGAGCTTGGGCTCTCCAGTCCACTGGTGGTGGTGGCACCTTCGTGTCCTATCCAAATTGTAATCAAACCTAACCAATGAGACTACTGCTGGtaattatttcaatattttaagtGAAAATGTTGCTTAAATTTTTCCactgtattgtttttattgttttacactGGTAAATGATATACcatgttttttgcactataagaagcacataaaattcctttttaaatccaaattttcccaaaaatcgtcagtgcaccttataatacagtgtgcctcATGTATGCCTCAATTttgccagtcaggtattaaggagtagtaaagccactcagctgaagtcgGTGTTATAAattgttataaaggagtttcagtgaagtttctcccgCACAGAGGCTGGaaaagtattagtattagccgctaaccacagcgctaactcttttaccgtttagaagtgagtatatctgactgtagtctccatgtttattgtgttaaaacaaactacgtgggacgaactgcaaGCTGATAGCACCCAGGCTTCATGTACAcccagtgtagtgctgttgggtggcatttatgAGCACTAACCGCTGCTAgtactgctgctaaccacgctcttgaaaatattggaaatctaacatggtgacacccttgatCCTTACTGTTgtagcttaaaatgtgccttatagtctgtaagaTACGGCACTGTTATGAATTCTAATTGAAAAATGCCTTACCTTTCTCTCTGGTCAGGCCCTGGAAGATGGCAGGTGGTGCGGAATGCCTTTCAGAGCCACGACGGCTCTGACTGGACCGTCTTCTCTCACTAAGCTTCTCCTCAGTTGGCTGCTCTACCTTCAGCTCCGGCAAGACTGAGCTGGGCGCTGAGGGACTGCTGCTGCTGGGCTTGGGCTTCTCCTCCACAACTGGGCTCTTCTCTTTTGGAGGTATATTTGTGGTGGGGGCTGCAGGAGGAGGGGCGGGGCTCACAGGGGGAGTAGCTGTGGGGGTGACCACAGGAGAAGAAGGTTTGGGTGGATGTGGATCGGTCTTGCCTGGCTTGGTGGTGGTGGAGTCCAGGGGGAATCTTTTGGGGCTTTCTTCTCCACAGGACTCCAGGGCCAGCTCGCTGTCAAGTTCGGCCTCACGCTCTTCCCGCAGGATGCTGTACTGCATAGCCGGGCTGGGAATTGTTGCAGTGGCTGGAGCAGGGGCTGGggcaggagcaggagcaggggcagaggctggagcagtagctTGAACAGAAGCAGGTGCTGAAggagtagtggtggtggtggttagaCTTTTGCTGAAGCTCATGTAGCCAGAGCTTGGAGCCTGTGGGCTAGGTTCTTCAGACACAAGCTCAATCTCTGAGTCGCCAGATTCTCCACCACTGGCATCAGCATCCTTAGCATATAAGGGAAAGGTTGAGCTGATTTTAGGTTCCACTGAAGGACTCTGCTTAGAGGAATTCTGAAAGGGTGCTTGAGAAGACTCCAGAATCTTCTCCTGAGTGGAGCTCACAGTCTTCACCTCACTGGCATAAATCACAGGATCAGACGGAGAGTCTGACTCTTTAATaaacagagatagacagaaagaacAACATGGTGAGACAGAGGTCAGGTTTTGCTTCAGGTACAGCACAGCGTCTGCAATTGCTATGGCCATCTGCTGTGCTAAGATGCCCCTCTGAGTGAGCATGTGTGGAATAAGTAATTCAAACAGACTGTGTTTTGGCCTTGGCCCAACAGCACACAGACAGGACCAGAAAAAGACTAACACACACCTCCTGCACACTAAGAATCTAATCCAACTATAACCATATTTTTTCTCTGCATAAAGCTCAAACTGTTCTAGACTAGGGTAGCAAACGTATTTGATTTTCATGGTACGATAACCATCTCAGAAAATGTTCTCACGGTATCGCAGTAATTCACAATTACATGAAAGCATTTAAGGTGATAATATAGACATATAACTGTTTTATGTCATATAACTAAAGaacattattttgtatgtttgcaccaggagtggaggAAGTATTcattaatacttttaatattacAAATTTCCTTTTCCGTGAGCATCTGTTTCACTGGTGAGTTACTGAGAAAAAGAACACCCACTGTGGTCAGAGGGAATTATTTCTAAACTGATTTATGGGCATGCCCTTTCAGCATGGTCATGTTTGCAAGAATCCATTCGTTTGCTTTTGAGGTtttagttttaaataattttatttctaatttctgttctattttctccccaatgtacaaTGCCCATTTCCTaaggcactcattaggactccccctatcactagtaatgtcctaacaccaggagagtgaagactagcacacactgcctgtagcattgccgagtagttaGCATGCTCGGAggactgggttctgatacatcagctaacagacctatcaaagtagatccacacttcactggtagaattccgaGGGCCCTAGTATTTAAAATGAGtaactgagaactttaaaagtgtacaGACCTCAGTATCTTGAGGTAGTTCTCTGGGTGTGCCATCTTAAAATAAAGTCACAATAAGTTGATTGAAGAGCACAAACGAATATGTGggaataatataaaattaattatatttgatTTCCATGTCAATCTGTTCCCTTATCAGGGCCCTTCTATCAATGAAGTGTGAAGGTACTTTCGACTTATAACTcacaaaatggtttaaaaatagtgatttctttgcatgggcaatgctatgcccctatcactagcattttaAGACTGTTGGGaacatcggctaaaagcgctgtgtTTTTGAAATGCTGGTagtgaatggaggtgtgctattcaacaaaagtttgcatttgttatgtttcactacaccccaagccCACTTATGCTTTAGCCTCCATGCTCTCAAGGACATGATAGAtaactttaaacatattttacaaatatGAGCATATGCAAAAGGCATCGAAGTGACAGTAGTCTTTGCATAAGATAATTTAAGTATTTTTGTGCTTCATTTTAGACTGaatttgtctgtttttaaaaaaaaactttccaatgCATGAAACGGTTTGTAACTTTAAATGTTTAACtgaataaggtaaaaaaaaaaaaacagtttttttcaatAGAGTTAAGAGTTCCTAAAAATTGGAAGTGGGCATTTGATGGGCTCTTTGTGCTCACCTGTGAGAGGTGGTGTGGAGGAGCCAGGACTTTCATCCTCTGGCTCAGACAGTGTGACGGTGGGCACTCCCTGCAGCCCCAGGCTCAGgatgctctctttctctgacaCTGTGACCGGAGGGGTGTGCTGAGTGGGCGAGGTCGAAGATGGTGGCATCTCAGTCAACGTGATCTTGACGGGGCTAGCGTTGCCTTCAGCCCCTGGAGAACGGTAGGGCTGATAGTCGCTCAGCTCATCATCTGAAGGCTCCTCAACAAAGGGGAAGGTCTGTGAATCCAGTGCTGCTGCAGGACCCAGAGTCTCCACCTCAACTGGGGAAGGGCTCTTCTCCAGGTAGAACTCTCCCCCCAGGCTGGTCAGTGGGGAACGTTGTGAGACGTTTCTTATCCCCCATTCTTCCTCAGGCTGCTGGGGCTTCTCCCTGCTACTGATGTCCATGTAGCTGCAGGTGGAATCAGAAGGCTTGTGAGAACTGTAGCCCAGCTCGGTGCTCGGGGTCATCTCAATGCCCGAGTCTGAGCTGAACATGGCAGACTGGGACTCCAGACTGAGGAAGTCATCTACACCCATTGGTTGCTTCTGCTCCCCTCTGCCTAGGTATCCTGAGAAGTAGGAGGTGTCCTGCTGGGAGGAGTAACTCTGACTGGACAGGAGGGATGTGTATGGGTCACCCATGTCACCGAGGTTCTTCTTCAGAAAGTCTGTATCCAGTTTATCTGtgaaaggtgaaaaaaaaagtttatttttaaacataaaagcTGCATCTAAACTTTTCTGACAATTTTCTAGTTACGTACAGGGCTCTCAATAAGAATGACAAGAATACAAATTAAAAGCTATTGTTGTGTCCACAGTcttatttttgaaagaaaaaatgcaatatttgcatttttggccttttttttatttttaatgtaagttGTCACATATGAATGTGTCAGTGTGGGAAACAGGAACTGAAAGATGGTATAGAGAGAAGGGGACCTGCTTATTCATGCAGCGCTAACACAGACTGTGTGAAGCTGTGGGAAGACAGACAAGTATTGTTCCAAGCAGATCCCACACAGAAACCCACACACACGGGCATCAGAACACACACATCCACTGCGGAGGACATGCAGCGACACCATACCCACACCATATTTAAATTTATGACATTTGTAAATTGATTATTGTGCTTTTAATGCCTTTTATTGGCTAAAACCTACATTTGCTTTGCATGGGCGAACAGTAAGGATATGCATACCAATGCCCTGACATGGGTAAAGCAATGGGGCTGATACAGATCACTAcacataaaaaattacatttaccttatttttcgcactataaggcgcagcgGATTATAAGGGTGCAACACTaataactagtagtaggaacaggggtgttgccatattttctttctaaattcagcggtgagacctgtaaagctaagctaagttaagtgaacaaaatatgaattcttaaaaaaaaaaaaaaaaaaaaaacatttcagactaGTCAGACAAGTCAAAGGAGCACTGggtgttattctacacagatttctctgcagaaaactgtttatttgggtgagtaaagcacttccatttatttacagtaagcttagatttccagtttaTCAGTTATctgctaatgctgcctgacagggctacattgaggaaccctgagtgttccggtaagccagggcgatataagctagtggttcatcccacataggtTGTTTTACCACAgtgaacacgcagactacagtctgatatactcacctctgaagagcaaaagagctagcactgtgtgttagctgctaatgctgctagcccgggttagcagcaggctacaggccaatactaCTCACCTCTTAGCAGGCACAGAGCTAGCGCTTTGTGAgtttagcagctaaagctaatattgttggagaactaaactgaaactcctgtataatgctgtacttcagcagagtggctttactgctccttacaacctgactggtaaaattcatacataaggcgcactgatgatttttgggaaaataaaaggatttgacgtgcgccttatagtccaaaaaaatatGGAACAATAATACAAATATCACATATTCACAGGTGCAACTTTCTGAATCACATGCAGGTtataattaaaatacatatatttatgtgtatacacatatacacattaatattacttctctcttttttaccGGTTTAAATCCCCCTTCTCTTTTACAAGGATGGACTTTTCCAGGTAAGTAAAAACTATGAGCAACCAGTAGTATTAGTAGACTTTGTCTCCTTAAGGAGAGGACTGGACACAGGTAAGTCTTATTATGGTAATAGGTGAATAGGTGTGATATGGTGCACCCTACGTCATTACAGTCTGCAACAAATAGATGCTACAGGTAAAAACACATATTGAATCAAAAAGCTTAATCATACTAACGTAGaacacagttttacagttttatctGTTGTCTTTCACACCATACACAAATATTTTTAGCTCATATTTAAACTAAAACTATGATAAAATTGTTTCTCCTAATAATTACTGGGACTATATAGTATATTGTCCATTAAGACCATTTATTATGGCAGGCCTAATttagacataaaataaaataacttgccGCAATACTGCTACAACAAATTCTGTCCTGACCAACATGTTTTCTGTCAATTATTTATGGGTATGTATTTAACCATTACTgggtttcaaaaaaaaaaaaacttaggctGGAGAATTTCCAACCGAACATGTTTTTTAGCTTGTGGGTGTGTGCATATCAAAAGCCACGCCCACTCCCATCCCAGTTTCTCTTCTGGGTGGATACATCCAGAAACTTAGTTTTGCTTGAACAAAGACAAGCCATTTAAATAGTAATTAAATTTTATGAGTTGATCactaatttgaatgttttttaaaatgttatcaaacatattacatattacatatagtCAACTGCTGTAACATCTAAAAATCATTTTGTATTTACATAAAATTGGTGGTAAATTAAAGTGACAAACTTTAAATACTAATGTAATGACTGCTTAAAAACTGATCAATTTTGAAAATGTCCATAACTAATACTCTGCTAAAAGACGTAATCCATAGGTCTGACATTATGCTACCATCACAGATCACAGTACAGTTTCTATAGAGGCCATACCGCAGCACTTACTGAAACACTTAGGCTTCTGTTCCCTGTGGGAGTAACATGATCCTGGGGGCTATTTGGTCATTGATTTTGCCAATGCATCATCCCGGGCACAGACTCGGCACTTTGACCTCTACTGGTGACCGCGTATAGATAACACATTTCTCATCTGCTTCACAAAGCCCCATACTGAAAGTGCCCTTGAGCACACGCTAGTGAGTTTGACCTGtatgtgtgagtctgtgtgtgagacagagacagattttgtgtgtgtgtgcgcgcatgtgtgcGGGTGTGTGCTTGAGCTTCAGGTGGCCGCTGTGCACTCCAGTGTGCTTTAGCCGGGGCGTGGCAGTGACAGCTCTTGGCAGCAGTCAGTGACGGCACCCTCGCCCTCTTCCTGTTCGTTCTCCTCACTTCATCagatttctgtctgtctctctctctctgtctctccctctctctgatgGCGTGGCTATTTCTGGCAGATGCACGTTTTCCCCCTGCTCACGTTTGTCTGCAGGTTGACTGCAGTGGTGTCATACAAGGGCTGGACAAAGTGCTAGCTCAGTGCCACAACAAAGACACACAACCACCCATCACACAACACCCCCCGCCCCCtcatctcacacacatacacatatatagtaTACAtaggtgtatatactgtatatagaacaATGAACGCTTATAAATTATGTGATAAAACTgttatcagaataaaaaaaatagaaaaatagcaGTTTTTGCACAAAGTGAGAGTAAACATCCAcattgcaggctagaaaaagtaagctAACCCCTGTCTTGATatgataattatatttaaaaaatatatatatatatatttttaaattgacaACACAAAAGAAGCCACTGCTTTACAAAACGTCACAACAAGTCTTTGGTATATCCAAATCAGATTTCTGACCTAAACTCcattgagatgctgtgacatgAGTTCAAGGGGCTGTGCATTCTGGAAGTATTGAAATAAAACACATCTGCACTGAACAATGGTCTAAAATACCTTCTCAAAATTCGGGGAACATTAAGTGgacataatatatgtatataacaaacacaaacacagacccaCACAGGACATTAGGTCTAGATGTAGGCTTATCCATCAAGAGCTTTATTCCTCCTTTTTTGCAGCTCTGCACTGAGTTTCTGACACTGCCAATGACAAGCAGATCTGCTGAGACATCAGCTCATCTGCCCACATATGTCTAAATAACACACTCCAACAGCCACAGTGGCAATTACTGCAGCATGGAAACCATGAGAATTTACTTTTCTCTAAAGGCAATAGGACAGGCATTCTGGAGCTCAGACAATAAATCTGAAAAAGATCTAAGTGAAGGCAGTGTTTTCTATAATCATCATTAAGAAATATATACACTGACACCCTTCACCTGTTAGTTAGTGTTGGTGTAATATCCATGTggctgattattattttttgctttgttAGAGTTTGTTCTTTAAATACTGGTATATTACACAGCACTGAGAAATcaattaaccctctatggcatagtGTTTCCCTCAGTCAACAAACCAAATGTTTGGTTATTACACAATTTTAAGTcatagcttatatatatatatttatttatttacttgcgTTTTTAACATAATATTACATGGCATACCTATGTCCAAAACAACGAGGCGTACAAGTGTCATAAATAACAGTatgtatatttacaatatttacaagaatATTAAATATGTAAGAAATATGTTTAGCTGTTTATATTTTGCTTCAGGATTCTCTTCAGGAATGCTAGTAATTTGATACAGATTTagttttaaatatgttgttaCAGATCTGTATTCAATGACAACACTGTGTCTGTGTTGTCTGAGTATGTGAAAAGCATTGACCGAAAATCAGAGCAGAAGAAGGACAGAAATGAGGTGATGAGTGTGCATTAAAACCCATGTGCTGCTACAGAAAACAAGGTCTGTTGTATGATCGGTGGCTTTGCACAGTAATGATTTGTCACTGGAGGCCAGGGTTTGCTCTGTATGAGGATTGCTGCAAAACACCACTCCACTCCAGCAGCCAGTCTGCTCCTCTAGCTCTCCACTGCCCTACATACACTGGGTAGAGGAGCACCACTGGGATGCTATTTTTAAATCCAGAGTTGCTGAGAGGTACAGGGCTCCAGTGGAGAGAATTAGAGGGTGCCACTGGTTAACCAACCACATCTCACGCTGAGCTCGGGCAACCCCTGCCTGAAGGAGACGTAGCCAGAAAGGACGTCCCAGGCGTTGGACGTCATAAGCTAGAAACAGCCCAaacatttaaatactttaattgaTTTTCACTTTAAACTGAACTAcgaagcccctaaggtgacatcacaTTAAAAACAAATGCATGACCACAACTTACTAACATGTGGGAATGAAATTCTAAggtgtggccatgacttaataagagtgagtgccagtaacaggagtgagtgccagtaacaggagtgaatgtcagtaacaggagtgagtacagtcccctggtttattgatttattgatgtgAATTTCAGTAAAAATATAAACCAACTTTTTCCAATTcggtttggttcatcatttatccatttgtctAATAAATTGCACGATAATACATTttatcaatttcaggtttgggtcttcatAAAAAGATAAATATGGCTTtgaatattttagaaaaatacaatgtgcatgcatatatagtgatatatagtttttgtcataaatatcaattatttgaacatgcagtcaaccatttctttaaaataccaACTTTCCtgtgggaaataaaaaaaaatagaggactttttaaatgtcacatgagttttggtaatcTTTGGCTTAGagaccttgtaaaaaattaagtaaagctgcctgggattgaccagtacatgttttgaatagttaaatatatgtgttattagactcagagttgaaaaaagatatataatttagtttaatttggaTAAGTTACAACGatcaaatggcacccattcagtggaatgaccCATGTATTCTCTATATAGTctcaaaaatatagatttttaattcaTAGTTTACAAGCAAATATTGTTAACAGCATCTTCAGATCCCATTATTCTGTTTGCATAAAAACTACATGTTGTGTATGTGGTTTAATACTaagtgataaaataaaataacatattgtatTACTTACTGTATCACAAcatactgtatatctatatatatataaaacatcttAAACCCGGCATTGTTATAGATATATCATACTAGCAGGTTCATGGCAATACACAGTCCTACTCAATAGGGAGCAATGGTgtcatacactacactacactagcAGTTGATACAGCGACTTTACACAATTTTGGTTTTAATGGGCATCAGCTTTGGCAACTATTGGTGTAAAAATGCTGTACTGAATATTGAAGaaacaaaacaattaatttaaagACATGCTGTTTACTGTCAGTAGTAGTGTTTGAGTAGTGTAGTCCTGTGAATTCACCAGTTTTAGACAAAGATTAGCGAGTATCCATAACAAGCCAGTCTGGTCAGTGAGTGTGAAACTCTGGAAATCTGTTAGCAGAGATGAAAGAGAGGAGAATGTGACACAGGCTGCCACCCGCTCTGCTCCGGGCAGATGAGCATATTCGTGTGTAAGTGCGATACATGCTACTGCATATGCATCACTCCCTCAATTATCACACCACTCACTCTCAAGCCTACGTTCCACCCTCTCCATCAGCCCAGGCTGAAGAGGAACCCAGCACTGCTTACTCATCCACATCATCAGAAACGGAGAGGCAGAGAACGGTGGCACAGTGATAGATTGATTTTACAATCACATTTCAATGTCAACAGAGCGAGAGTAAAGACTATGACATCCACAATGCACTTCAGTTATGAAGAGGTAGTTTACATGGAGGTTGTTTACAGCAACCATTCTGAAATCAGTTTGAATTATACTGTTAATCACTAAACAACAGTGATTCTGAAATTAGTTTAATTATACTGTTAATCACTAAACAACAGGTATTGGTGAAGATGGCTAACACTGAATGACATCAACACCTCAAAAAAGATTCTatcacatttttttgttgttttaatttatttgacgGATTTTGAAACCATCAGCTATCTCTTATATTGTGTGATAATGTCATAATGAATGACCTAATATTACTTTAAGACTttgctgtttttcacattttgacataatgtaaatttGGCTGTTGTTCTTATATTGTATCAGAAGTTAATGATGAATGAACTGATagaaatgacttggaataaaatacattacattgTCTTCCACTGAAATTCAGAAGTTTTTTTCTGTCTCCTGTAAAGCTGGCAAATTGAAGATACAAGATTTTTTGtctgacagtaaaaaaaaaaatcttaacatcttaatgtatcacaatatatcacattaTCAATATTTGGTCCCACCTCTAATAAAGGTATCAGTGCATTAAAACTGATGTAGCTGATACATTTATCATTTTCCTGTGTCTGTGATCTTTTAATTTACTAGGATAGGAAAATGTGTCTTGTGTTTGCAGTATACCCTCTGAAAGATACGCTGATTGAATTGAGTTGCCAGTATTGCCTGGAAATGGAAGCCACAAACACAAAGAACTCAGTGTGATGAGCGTCCTTGGCTGCATTATCAGAGTGACCTGGTGTCAACAGCTGATCAGGTAACAACAAAGCAGATGCCATCAGCCCATATGACCCTCAGGTCAGCTATGTAATGTGGTCAGATCCTTGTGTGAACAATCTCAAGGGACACATGAGATTGCTCATACAGAAACCACCAGCATTTCTGTAGTCATAATTATAAAGAGTAATACGTGTATCACACAGCGGCTGACACTGTCGTGCAATTGACTTACAGTAGGGTATTAACTTAGTCGGTGCATTAGTTGACACTGTGCTAACGCTAATGCGCTCCAGCTAATCACTCTTCCTCTAAAGTCTATAGGACTTAGAGAAGATTTACAGTAAGAGGATACAGGAATTACATGAATGAAAAGGCTAGATGTAAAGTAAAAACCTCACTCCAGCACTGCTTACAGTATTTCTTTATTCTGATCTTTCAGTGAACTCTGTGGGTGGCCATCAAGAGACTAGTACAGTCGGTAGTCGACAGTGCTCTGTTATGTTCTTGAATCTTAGAAATAAAAGCTaaagatacagaaaaagaaaaacaataagatgactgatgttaataaaaaaagaatgagcAGGAATGAAAAGACCTGTGACAGCTGAAGGCTTTTAAAAACTACAGATACACATAGAGGCCCCAGTGTAGTCTTAGTGGCTTTGTTAGGAAGATACAGATTATCCATAGCAAAGCCAAGGGTTAAGATGGAAGGCTGTAAGATTAGGCCCTCGCCTCAGATCCAAGGAAAAAGCTGATGCAGCTTCTCAGTATGGTGTTCCCATCGGGGGAAAAAGTGACTTATGCTCTTTCCTCTAGAGCTTTGCTCTTGTGAGCCTTGCAAGCCCTTCAGAATTGTGGCTATGGAGATCAGATTAGCTTCATACACCGCTGTAGCATTGTCCAACAGCAGCGTAGTTATACAGTGCACTGCATCAAGAGAAGAACAATAGAGCAGGGCCATTATAGAGAACACAATGGAGAAAGGATCAGTTAGGAGAGGAGAGAAGCTGGAACTCTCAATACCACCACCTCTGTGCAGCTCCTGCTTTACCTATTTGCTCAGTCATGTTTCAGTTTTTCTGAAGAGGGCAAGATAGAAGCGCTATGGATGCATTCGGCTGGCCAACAATTTGATTCTGTTGCATACACGCATGATatgaacaaatacaaataaacattgGTGCGCTAAAACAAATCAAGTGTTTCAGTTTTTgccattaatatttaatatattttgagCTAGAAGTATATAGGTTTGGCACCAGATTTACCCGTAGCATCAAACCCACCAGCATTACATTTAAGCCTTTTTAATTATTACTTGCATTTTATTCTAACATAACTGTTTTTAGAGTACATTCATTCTTACTGCCTAGATTAAAAGTTTTTTCAATACACAAATATATGAGGTgcgtacatttttatt
This genomic interval from Astyanax mexicanus isolate ESR-SI-001 chromosome 1, AstMex3_surface, whole genome shotgun sequence contains the following:
- the rtn1b gene encoding reticulon-1b isoform X2, which encodes MTRSVRPSDKLDTDFLKKNLGDMGDPYTSLLSSQSYSSQQDTSYFSGYLGRGEQKQPMGVDDFLSLESQSAMFSSDSGIEMTPSTELGYSSHKPSDSTCSYMDISSREKPQQPEEEWGIRNVSQRSPLTSLGGEFYLEKSPSPVEVETLGPAAALDSQTFPFVEEPSDDELSDYQPYRSPGAEGNASPVKITLTEMPPSSTSPTQHTPPVTVSEKESILSLGLQGVPTVTLSEPEDESPGSSTPPLTESDSPSDPVIYASEVKTVSSTQEKILESSQAPFQNSSKQSPSVEPKISSTFPLYAKDADASGGESGDSEIELVSEEPSPQAPSSGYMSFSKSLTTTTTTPSAPASVQATAPASAPAPAPAPAPAPATATIPSPAMQYSILREEREAELDSELALESCGEESPKRFPLDSTTTKPGKTDPHPPKPSSPVVTPTATPPVSPAPPPAAPTTNIPPKEKSPVVEEKPKPSSSSPSAPSSVLPELKVEQPTEEKLSERRRSSQSRRGSERHSAPPAIFQGLTREKAMELLYWRDLKQTGLLFGSVLLLLFSLTQFSVVSVVAYLALAALSATISFRVYKSVLQAVQKTDEGHPFKSYLEVEISLSHDQMQRYAENVQRYINSTMRELRRLFLVQDLVDSLKFAVLMWLLTYVGALFNGLTLLIMAVVSMFSMPVVYEKYQAQIDQYLGLVKTHVNSVVGKIQEKIPGAKRKAE
- the rtn1b gene encoding reticulon-1b isoform X1, translated to MSAKPSEEPASEDGWYGDGFERTAGFGGAAARSEEPEDDRSESAQIYSRAESARQPLPVVMETASTDKLDTDFLKKNLGDMGDPYTSLLSSQSYSSQQDTSYFSGYLGRGEQKQPMGVDDFLSLESQSAMFSSDSGIEMTPSTELGYSSHKPSDSTCSYMDISSREKPQQPEEEWGIRNVSQRSPLTSLGGEFYLEKSPSPVEVETLGPAAALDSQTFPFVEEPSDDELSDYQPYRSPGAEGNASPVKITLTEMPPSSTSPTQHTPPVTVSEKESILSLGLQGVPTVTLSEPEDESPGSSTPPLTESDSPSDPVIYASEVKTVSSTQEKILESSQAPFQNSSKQSPSVEPKISSTFPLYAKDADASGGESGDSEIELVSEEPSPQAPSSGYMSFSKSLTTTTTTPSAPASVQATAPASAPAPAPAPAPAPATATIPSPAMQYSILREEREAELDSELALESCGEESPKRFPLDSTTTKPGKTDPHPPKPSSPVVTPTATPPVSPAPPPAAPTTNIPPKEKSPVVEEKPKPSSSSPSAPSSVLPELKVEQPTEEKLSERRRSSQSRRGSERHSAPPAIFQGLTREKAMELLYWRDLKQTGLLFGSVLLLLFSLTQFSVVSVVAYLALAALSATISFRVYKSVLQAVQKTDEGHPFKSYLEVEISLSHDQMQRYAENVQRYINSTMRELRRLFLVQDLVDSLKFAVLMWLLTYVGALFNGLTLLIMAVVSMFSMPVVYEKYQAQIDQYLGLVKTHVNSVVGKIQEKIPGAKRKAE